Below is a genomic region from Onychostoma macrolepis isolate SWU-2019 chromosome 15, ASM1243209v1, whole genome shotgun sequence.
GtgaaaaaattcagctttgccatcacatgaatatattacattttaaaatgtgttaaaatagaAATCGGTCATTTTATcggtaatattactgtttttactgtatttttgatcaaataaatgcagccttgctaagcataagagacgtctttcaaacacattaaaaaatgactctaaacatttgaacggtaattaaatattttagatataattattgatatgtggcaaatgaaaacaaatgctgaaaactgtaattttataattaaaacaacCATATGTTTTGTGAATTATTTCAGTTGAAGAATATGATTACACCATCtttctttgaaataatgtaATTGGTGTCATAATACCTTTTGGTATCTGGTTTCTCACAAAAGACATCCGTAAACCACAGACAACTACACACACTCGTCTAAACACACACTCTTAGCTTGTCTGTCTCTCAATCCTGTCTCACACATTCCTCAGTTAGTATTTTTCCAGCTGTGACTCCCTGCAGTACTATGTCTGACCAGTAGATGATCACAGTGCAGTATGCTGTCCAAACATACATTCACCAGCACTCTCAGTCCTTCTGGATCCTTGTAAGAGTGTGGATTTGAAAATGGCAGTGCTTTGCTGTACGTCCATGCAGCTCTTGCTGGTGGCACTGACCGCTCTGGCTGGGATGTGTCTGGGAGGGTCCGACGGGCCCCGTGGAGTGGCTCTTCCTTTTGTCTTTGACCCCAATGCGATGTGTGACCCACCTTGCAATCATGCCGGGATTTGCATCCGAAACAACAGCTGCTTCTGCTCAAGAGGATATGAGGGAGAAACCTGCCAATATGGTGAGGTTTCAAGATACTTGCTCTGCAGTGGATTTGAagggaaagtgtgtgtgtgtgtcaaattagtttaatatattgaattggCCAAAATTCACATGATTTGCATGTTGATTTCAGCAAACTGTTATCCAAAGTGTAAAAACGGTGGAGAGTGCCTTCGACCTGGAAAATGCAGATGCCCTTCAGGATTTGGAGGAAAATACTGTCACAAAGGTAAGAGAATTAATTTCCCTTATGTTTATAGAAGCTGTTTGCAAGTTGAACactaaaaaatgaataaacaagaTCAAAAATAAGAGAAGAACCATCCTTGAGTTTAGCAACACAGCTTTTAACTTCATGTGGAtgtgctgtttgtgtttgtcagtGGTTTGTGATGGTGGCTGTTGGAACGGTGGTGAGTGTATTGCTGTGAATGGAGAAGCAAAGTGCATCTGTCCCTCCAGCTGGACTGGCTCCAGATGCCAAGACGGTATGTTGATCCcatattgtgttatttacatttcacaaaTCCATAATGTCAGCTGTTGCACTGAGACAGGGGAATAGGAACAATCTGGggaaacacattcaaaaattcaTCAGCCTCTCTTCACAATATGACACTTGAAGAATAtgtgatatcaataaaacatttttatgatatatatatctttattaATTGCAACTAAAACATTGAAATTTTCATAAAAAACAGAAGAATTATAATTAGAATTGGTTCTGACATTATTGGTCTTTCAGTGTTTCTGTTAAATAGACTCAAAATCTCCCTAATATAgcaaaatgtcaaatgtttctgcattaactttaacatttttacatttgtcgAACATTAGGCTACTTTGTGTCCCTCATGTCTTGTCACTAGATTGCTTCTCCACTTCTCTTTGTCTCATGCATATTAATCACATTATCTGCATTTGTTGAATTAAATCAAAATGCAGGCTGTGACATGTGAGCGCTAGCCAATGGGATTGTGGATTTTGTGTTAGTACCGTAGGaataaaaatagagaaaaaaattgttttcgGTAAttgaaaaaagtataaataaaataaaatataaatatttggtGGAAAACATGAACTTGATAAACttaaacaacaattaaaaatgttgccttggcaactaactgatataaaatatgtttaagctgaaaaactaaaattgctaaaaaaaagaaagctcaatagaaatattgaaataaaagctaattgaacatattaataaatgttataaaagtaTGCTAAAATTACACTGCAAATGGATATATTTTTACCATTGCGTAACCTAATGTAGTCAATACAATGCAGTGATATTAAAGAATATTTAAATGACCTGTCTAAgcactttttatatataaaatatacttataaacccatatgaatgtgttttgcagttatttttcatgaattaattatcatttacatgtACACAGATGTTAGTGTGGTATCTGGGTCACATGTTGATCAGTTGTCTCTGTTTCCGTAGCGATCTGTCCACAGGGATGCAGGAACGGGGGCAGCTGTGTGGCTCCTGGAATCTGCAGCTGTCCAGAGGGATGGATAGGTGGAGCCTGCCACACAGGTGCGTGACCACACAGATTTATGAACAAGACTGTGCAGATGGTCTAGAAGTACATTTTTGTTGTGCAGTTGCTATTAATACTTCATTGAAATGATAAGTGTGTAGAGTTtactcaaatttaaaaatgaagtcatatacctctctctctgtctgcagCTGTGTGTAAAAACCGTGTCTGAATGGGGGGAAGTGTGTGTCTCCTAACACCTGTCGCTGTCGAGCTCCGTTCTCAGGCCCACAGTGTGAAGAGAGGAAGAAGCTCTACTGAAGTCAGAACagtctgacctctgacctccagGGTCTCGTAAATTGGTGCTAAAGTTACGTGTTTGTTTGTTGAACCCTAACTGAAAATGTGAGGAGTGTGATGTGTTTCCTACattaacattatacatttatgacattatgacttttgtattattaaacagtgtgtttaggataactgtttaattttctttaacATACCGTACAAGTAATTAAATaaagttcaaattaaaattctgtgtgtgtgtgtaaacttgatttttaaaaagcagaatTTTGTTTTTGACCACTTCTTTTTATTGGAAAACATCCATTTTTATTACTTCCAATGtactgaatgttttattttaattcatcaaaagcaatttataatataacaggaacatattttattaatattataaaatgtgcaCACTGTAGTACatcacacacagaaaaaaatgaatcaaataaaaaaaatgaaaataatcattGCCAGAGCTGTGTAAGAGATTTAGAAAAATACCCACATACACATACAGAATAACACTCTTGAAATACTGTAGTAATCTAATACAAGGTCTAATAAAAGTCTTTTTTTCTAATAGAAGTCCAATAAAAGTATCCTTCACTTTTAGGGCACTAATgcttacatacacacacacacacacacacacacacacactcactcacacacaccatTCATTTTTTACAGGGTGATAGAGTTGTCTTCAATTTCAGATCTTCATCACCTAGTCTGTAAATACAAAGTTTACAATCAGTTCATCTTTATGGCCATAAATGAAGTGGAAAATGTATGTACAAAGAtcattttaaagatgaaatGAATAATGTCAATGCTTTTGAGAAATGCTTACTTTAGTACCACAGGAAGGTCCAGTGTAACCTTGACGACAGTGGCAGAAATTTGGAAACACACATCTCCCTCCATTGAGGCATGTTTGTTTACAGATTGCTgttaggaaaataaaataaacattaaaatttaatttatatttaaactaaTATTCTTCAAGCCAAAGATCAAACTATACCTTAACAGTAAAAATATGATCAATGTGACTTCAATACACTGACAAGATGTGAGAATTCATTAAGTGCATTTAGGATTGATCAGGACTTACGAGTTTGGCACTGCAGACCCTCCCATCCAGCTGGACAGTGACATGTATTCGGCCCCACACACTCTCCACCATTCTTACATTTCTGTAAACATGCCgctgtatatacacatacagaaAACACTGCAGGTTATGTTGCAAAAGGCAGGGCTTTAATAAACCCTAAAATGTGTACCAAGAGAAACTGGCACATATAGAGGATatactacattttaaatgtttagggtcaacttttgaacagtggtaGTAGTAgaagactaaaaaaaaacatgatttcaatatgactatttttactgtatttttgatcaaataaatgcagccttggtgagcataacagGCTTCTTTTAACTTTGCTCTTACGGATGTTGCAGATCTCTCCTCTCCACCCAGATGGACAGGAACAGGTGTTTGGACCGACACACTTTCCGTTGTTCATGCACATGGGGTCACACACACCTAAAAGCATTGCATAAACATGTTCAAACAGATTATATGACAGAACGCATGCTGGATGTAGAAACAAATCGCAGCAACAGAAAAGAAACTAATTAGATTCTTTAGAAAATGACTTCAGTGACAGTGACACTCACTTTTCTGGCATCTCTTCCCAGTGTATCCTTCAGGACAAGAACACACGTTGTTTCTCATGCACTGGCCTCTGTTTTTACATGGTGGACTACACAGagctacaaaaaaataacacacaaatgaataataattgcATAATTAAGGCCATTAATTAATTGTACAGGATTAtctacatgaaataaaaataggtTGTACCTATCTGACACTGTGAACCATAGAAGCCACTAGGACAAGCACAGATGTTTGGTTTGATACAAGTCCCTCCGTTTAAGCACAAAGGCTTACAGTCGGCTGAGAATTAAAACAACCAAGGAATTAATTATAATCACGTTTAGTAAAGGGATAGTCtacacaaaaatgacaattctgtcttcatttactcacccttatgatgttccaaacctgtatgacttactttcttcggtggaacataaaagaagatatttttaagaatgttggtaacaatATAGTTTCAGttgccattgacttccattgcattctttgtccatacaatggaagtcaatggaaacCGAAACTGTgtggttaccaacatttttcaaaatatcttctttgtgagtaaatgaagacagaattttaatttttgtgtagacaacatgatttaaaataaagacaagtttaattttttgggtgaatttttttttttacagaaatttgtGATCAAATTTAAGAATGAAAAAGCGCACCTGAGTTACACGTTGGTCCATACCAGCCGGGCTTGCACTTACAGACATCAGGGGACACACACTCACCGCCATTTTCACAATGTCTGTTACACACCACTGAGAAAACACAAGGCAATGGCGCACATTCATTATTGACAAAATTCTTTGTATTTAGAAATTTGGAAGTGTCTGCTCACTAGTTTCACATCTTGGTCCCACGTAGCCGTAAGGGCAAGTGCAGTAATTTCTGGACAAACAGCGGCCACCGTGTTGACAAGGCGGATCACAGCTGGCTGAGAGACAAGATGTGTAAATTCAAATATCCTCTGAAACCCTCAAAACATGCATATTATGTAAAGCTGAAAATAGTTATGCAGACAGAGTTTACCTTCCTGACAGGTGGGGCCGTTGTACCCTGCAGGACATTCACACACATTGGGCTTCACACACTTCCCTTTGTTCTTGCAGTCCGGTCGGCACACAGCTGATGGAAAAAGGCATAACTGGTGTGACTTTGAAATGAGTCATAATAACaaatcataattaaaatgaGTAATCAAATCTTGAAAGTCTGCCAAGCTAAATGAACTGACCGATGTGGCAGTTGTATCCAGTGTAACCCTCTTTACAGGTACAAGTGTTGGGCTGAGAGCACTCCATATTCTGACCACAAGGGTAACGGCACAcggctacacacacacacacacacacacacacacacacacacacacacacacacacaggcaatgtttaaatcatgttaaaaaaaatcaattttataaattcattatattaataatattttaaggtCAAGCTCACAAAAATAGTTATGAATATTTTccttattatttataaaatgttaataaaataataaagttttattaaatacattcaaaatagaaaatatattgtatgCTTCGTGGTAGGCTGGATTTAAAGTATTgcattgaattttatttatttttattgaatttttttttacattattattgtttggtttttttatATGACccagacattttttaatattttcatgagCATCAACTATAATAATGAACAATGTTTTCATGCATCATAAGACCGCTCACGTTTGCACGTAATTCCATGTCCTTTATAGCCGTGTGGACAGTTTCCACATCTGAAGGAGCCAGAGGAAGTGGCTTCACAAGGTACTCCAGAGAAACACGGGGAGTCCACACAGGTTCTGTTATCCTCAGCGTGTTCAGAGTTAAATTCTTCTTCATTCAGCTGCTCTCTACTTGCTTTTGCATTCGTGTTGATCTGGTCTAGGGTGTGTGTGGTGGTCTTCCTATCAATAGATGAGGTCCACTTGTTCCTAGGAGGAGATCGTTCAGCTCCAATAGGACGTTCAGCTGACTTCCTAGTGGATGAAGGTGAGGCCAAAGAGGAAGTGACATCAGAGAACTTGTCACCCTCCCTTAATGGTGTCTGCCCTGCAAGACACTAAGGGTTAGAAGGTCGAGCCTGAAGACTATATACTCAGGTTTCTCTGTAATAATGTTACTCATAATGATAACGTTCTTATAAAGAGAAGCAACTGACTGTTTGCGGTCCTTGACGAGCATGTTTGTCCATTGCCGCTGAGCCCAGGAGGACACGGACCACATATGTAACCAGCAGATGTGTATGTGCTCTCAAAGCACTGGACTCCAGGATAACATGGCCGACTGGCACATGGGCTCTGCCCTTCAGAGGGTAAAGTATTATATTTACAATCATCACATACTAGCAAGTGAACAACTGATGCATTTTAgaggtaaaaaacaacaacaaaaaaaactgtgaaatttgTTATTATTCCTACCTGGAAGAAGCTTGGGTTTGAAGGAGCTGAGGTTAACTTCACTTTTTGAAGTAATTCCATGACTGTCTTCATCAATTTTAACTGCTGTcttttctatattaaaaaaattaaataaataaaaagtcatattgAGATGAAAAGTCATAACTATGACATAAAAGGTAAATTTTAGACTTTTGATCTCATAATTTCTATATTATGGTCAAAGCTGTTTTGTCATAATGAACTAATTAACATAACataattattactgtatttgttgttgtttcaacTTAATATCATGAGTTTTATATCTATTCCGAATTATTATGTCATAACTGTTTTTCTCAACTTCAatagtcataattatgattttttttacctTACAATTTCTACTATTTGTCGTAATCTTGACTTTTTAtgtcttaattgttttaatgtcaattTTGACTTGCTGTTTTACCTCGTAATTGTGACTTTgtataattaatcattttgagtttttagttcataattatgacttaataTCTCATAATTGTATCTTTTTGTGTCATAATTACGGTTTACCAAAGCATAAATTTTTTCTTATGAGGCAGAAATAGGCTTCCATAGTATCAATCCTTCTGAATATTACTAGACAGTCCCAAGATTACTATACAagtcacaacattttttattgtacACAATGTTAAAACAGGTGTTTTGAGGCAATATAAGGTTATCATTACTTTCCAGCATTTACAAAATGGGGGTCACTTGAGATAAACTCAAGAATAgattttattctattctatatatatatatatatatatatatatatatatatatatatatatataaagcacaCCTGTATacatatgtgtattttattcacctatgtttatttttattatatgtgtgttactgttgttgtctctgtgtacTGGAGCTTCTTCTGTCACCAAAACAATTTCCTTGTGTGTACGAACATATTCggtaataaagctctttctgattctgaaagGGTTAAAGTCAAATGAAGTGAAAACTGACATTCATGTTACTCTGCATGCTACTACAAAGAATGTTTTTGGAATATTTCCTCATAACAGAAAAACATTCTCTGCCTCTTAAGGAACTTTTTCAATGGACTATTTGACCATAAAGCTAAAAGTATATGATATAAACATACGGCTGCAGGTCGTCCCATCTCCAGTGAGGTGGTCAGGACAGGGTCCACATAAGAATGAGCCCATCGTGTTTCTACAAGAAACACCTGAGTAACATGGAGCTGATAAGCATTCATCAATGTCCTCATCGCAGATTACACCTGTAAAACACACCAGCAGGAGGCTCTCAGATGTGTACAAGTAACAACTACACCGATATTATAATAGATCCACttttaaatgagtaaattgtttttataatatttttaggtGATCAATAAGTCAATTGACCTGTGAAGCCCTCTGGACAGTGGCAGGCAAAGGAGTTCAGTCCATCCACACATGTTCCAGAGAAGCATGGGTTTGACCTGCAGTCATCCACATCGACTTCGCACCTGACCCCCTCCAGACCAGCAGGGCAAACACACAGGTATTCACCAGTCCCCGGGGGGAAGTTGATGTTGGTCACACAGGAAGCTCCCTTCTCACAGTCACATGGGTGAACTGACACCTGGGAGACATAATATGAAACCATATACATACTGtaccaaatatatatacacatactctcattcaaaagtttggggttgatactatttttttttatgtttttgaattttttgaaAGTCTATACTCATAGAGGCTGTATTTATGTATTGTAGTtatgataaaacaaaaacaaaaaaaaaacagtacaaacagtaatattattacaatcgaaaataacttttgtaatttaaaaacagttgtgctgcttaatatttttgtgaaatattagaaAATAGAAAGAACACCATTTATTTGAGACAGAAAACTGCTGTgacattaaaatgtctttactgtcaattttgatcgatttaatgcatcccataataataataaaaaagtagaTATATGCCAAGTGGCTTATATATGAACCTATTAGATATATAATTATTCCAATTATTTATTGCAATATACATATTATGAAACTGTTATACTGATCTAAgaattcagaaatgtttttgaaagccaTTTGGCACCCCCTTGTGGACAACAAGGGAGACACAAAACTGTATTTCCAGCAATCTATAGTATTCAGAATGAACTTTAAGACTTCAGGTGCATATTTGTGTAGAAGCAACATTTTACCAGATGGCCTCTAGATCTCACCTTCACCGCTGCACGTGTCTCTGCATTACAGTCATCAGTTACAGCCAGTTCAAAGGTCACCGGTGTGGTGGACAGAGCTTTCCAGATGAGCAGGCCAGCTGGAGAGAGAACAACATCTCTGGGTCCTGACTTGAGTGTGAAGAGAACCGCAGAGCCCTCCGGATCAGTGGCTGAGAACTGATAGACGAAATCCTCCCCATAGAATGTCTTCAGACTGGACTGATCAGTGTGAAACACAGGTGGCTCGTTTTCTACGATCAAACACAGAACATCAGAACATGGACTATGGCATGACTTTAAACACAGAACATCAGTCAACTTTATTTACATTGGAAAATAcataaactatttttttcatcatttataGAAGagtgaaaataacattaaactgtaaaaaatataatcaaacaGGACCAATTACTATGCAAACACACATCTTTATGGAAAAATATTATGAACTTAAGACTCAACAAGGAAGGCTTTTCAATAGTAGAATATGTAAGCTTTAGGAAAAACAACccctgaaaatatatttttgctctaaaactaaaatgtagCATTATAGATGTTGTCTCCAGTGCTCAAAACATTGATTTGAAACAAGATTGAACATACTCTCAGCAATGGACCAGCTGTACTTGGAAAGATCCGGTCTGCATGTCAAACATGGGCTGCTCGGGCTGCGATCCCCCTCTCCATAACACAGACCATCAATATTACATGTTCTGTTCTGAGGAGATATTTAGGAAAACTATTAAACTTGAAAACTATACAGACAAAACAATGTGCAAAAAAATACCATTATCATTAGAATTTTTGTGGTTGCTTAAACCAATTGCATGCTCATCATAAAATTTCTTCCTGGATTTAACCATAGCGTGTGAGAGAGCCCCAGGTTTAGAAAAATGAACAACGCTAGCTTTGTTTGGCTGATTTTGACCTGAAATTATTTTGCTTTACATAATTACAAGGCTGAATGCTAAATTGTTTCCTGTATTTAAGAGACTGTGTACACATAAATGATGAACAATGCATGTGAACACTTAAATAATGTGCACTGAATTTGTCACCATATCATTAAAATGTGAAGAAACACCATTTAACCAAATTACAAACAgatcattttgacttttttttcctgttgaGAAATGTAGTTTAATAGCTACAGGAGAAACGCAGCAGATACAGTCTTTCTACAGAATCTTATCAACACACTGATCTTGTTCTGGACATTTAAATCTCTAATATGGACTTTATAAATTagatatttttgaattttgtggTGATTTGTGATTCATGGGACTGGGACCTGACAATATAATCAGAAGCTTTGTATCAAGAGAGTGCTGCATTCAAAACCAAAACAGAAGTGAATGAGAATGGATGGCACAGACCTTTAGTGAGCAGATAACCGAGGTGCTGACCGTACAAATCTGACATGTGCCGTCAAAAAGAGTCAGTATCTTTGCATTGCTGAAGCTGTGTCCATCATTAGACACCTAGACAATGAATAGACAGGTCATTTTCAACCAGTTTGTAAGTAAGTTATACTGAATACACTTATTGTAAGTTATACTGAATACACTTTAGTTTTACATAATAGTTTAGAGCTTAATCACTTTGATTTGCCAGCGTAAGACTGGTTGGTGAGCAGTGGTGGAGGATTGTGGGTCATCCACAGGGAGTTGGCACTCTAATGAGGAAGAACTCTGGTAGGAGGCGGGCACCAATCGAGCATCATCCAAAGACCATTCACCGTCTACTATCTATGCAGACAGAACAATATATGTTCAAgctaataatatttatatttatgcccAATTCGATGCTTGAGTTCAATGCTTGTGTGGTTTGTTACCTTTTCCTTCACAACTTCACACTTGAGCTTGTAGGACTTTTTAAAGCCTTGACCAAGAACCCTAACAGAGGAACAGATGCCATAACGGACATCACACAGTCCTCCATTCTCCAATTCTGTGATCTCTGGAGTCTCATCTGCATCAGGAAAACAGATTAACTGAAAAACAGgctaaaacaaatgaaatgcaGGTCAAAATAATCTGCATCAACTTTCATTTCCCCATACTCGTATGcaaaatttatttgtaaaatccAATTCAAGGCCATGCAGAGCTaaccatttttattatatttatttatttcaccttcttttcatttttgttctCTTCTTGACGTCAATTTTACTTGTTAGATTGAGGAACTGATGCACAATACACATATCCATTaacttcaaaaaaataaaaaaataaaataaaaaaatcacaatttcatgaataatacataaagAGAAACGTATTTTTCAGGTGCTGTAACTGGTctcaatttttttcatttgtcaaCCTTTTTGACTTTACTAGTTCAATAGctcactttaaatatcttgagTTGCAgggtttttattattaactaaaactgcaactaaaattactaaaaagaattttcatttttttaaataaaggtgaagtaaaataaaacttaaaagaaacaaacttaaATATCTAAACAAAGTTAGAAATTGTGTCTTGGCAactaaccaaaataaaataagttaaagttgaagtactaaaagtacttaattaatcactaaaaaattactcaaattaaatttaagttaaagctaaatgaaacattaaaaaataataataaacaaaataatgaaaaaaagacaagcaCATAAACTTactaaatcttaaaaaaaaaaaaaagtaaaactaactcaaaataataaattataaagtaCTATACACACTAAAATAATCAATTTTATAAGTACAAATATTCCATGCTGCCACATTAATATGAGCTCATATGCATTTGCAAGCTGCatgcataataattatatatgaaaaatgttgtttaaattaattttatatggAGTATTACTTAAATTATATAGGCTTCACATATACAGACAGACTCACCAGACACCAGGCTACAATCATAAGAGCCAAATCCAGGGAAGCACGAGCAGCCCCACTCTGTGCACTGTCCGTTCCCGCTACACAAGCTCGGGCACCTAAGGGAGGCCAGAATGTCCTGGTTTTCCTTCCTCCTGCCAACATCCTCTACCACCCTCCTCTCACACTCATTCTCCAGGAGGGGCACAGTGGCTCCTATCCAGGTCTGATCATCCTTCAGTTGTTGGTCTAATACACACATTTCCAATGCCTGCTCCAAAATCTCACCCAGGAGACACCCACAACCCAACCCCACCGTGGAGTTCCTCAGGCTTCCCTCGCAGAGCCGCCGAGCCACAGATTCTGTCAGGCCTGACTCTGTAGGCCAGGATTGTGCCAGTGGTTCAGGTGAATTCGATGAAGAATGGTCCTCTGGGAAATTATATGAGGACTCCTCAAGGTCTGATTGTTGTGGAGATGATCTGGAGCTTCGGCTTGGGACACGTCTCTGAGTTTGGGATCTCCGTGGGTTTACAACACGTCTTTGACTCTGGGATCTTTGGGGGTTCATAACACGTCTCTGAATTTGGGATCTCTGAGTGTTTGTTCTGCTTCGCTGTGCTGGATGGTGTTGCGTCGGTCTGCGGGGAGGGATGGATATCTCTCTATGAAGTTGTGCAGACTTCATGTACTCAGCTGTTATGTCCAGTGTAGggatgatggagggagattGGATGCGGGTAGAGGAAGAACACTTAGAGGAAATGGTGGACTGAGGCGATGCTCTGCTGGATGATTGGTGTTTCTCTTGACATTGGCAGTACTTAGGAAGACTGGAGTTGCTTTCGTAGATGGGGATCTTGTCAAACAAGCTGCTACTGGGG
It encodes:
- the seraf gene encoding von Willebrand factor D and EGF domain-containing protein, which produces MAMVLLHLRRLLLVALTALAGMCLGGSDGPRGVALPFVFDPNAMCDPPCNHAGICIRNNSCFCSRGYEGETCQYANCYPKCKNGGECLRPGKCRCPSGFGGKYCHKVVCDGGCWNGGECIAVNGEAKCICPSSWTGSRCQDAICPQGCRNGGSCVAPGICSCPEGWIGGACHTAVCKNRV